In Erigeron canadensis isolate Cc75 chromosome 1, C_canadensis_v1, whole genome shotgun sequence, a single window of DNA contains:
- the LOC122584986 gene encoding heavy metal-associated isoprenylated plant protein 37-like, with product MTKDEDFKLLKIQTCILRVNLHCDGCKHKVKKLLQKIDGVYQVIIDAEQQLVTVSGSVDSATLIKKLVRAGKHAEPWSNKSKSNQNQNQNQNQNQTPNQKGSCLKDNNKKNKGQTQDFLKDLESLKNQQKFLPLISEIYDEDDDLFDDDDGDAEEQEEEMKLLAQRANQLQLLRQQQQQLLQQQQFQQQQQQQLQQQHAAGAVAAKNAQNANTGKPTNGNANVNGKKGNGNGNGGGAVSMNLGDGKNVNEMSAMLNNLVGLGRGDGGLRNGGGVFGNNNVLGAGTTGFHLPNGGIPMSTGGGGYNPQAAAAMMMNMNGGSAGGSPGYNNSAAAAMMMNLQNRQAALQNPQPQSQMMYHRAPIIPPATGYYYNYNAGPFTYNEYPQNYYHANGDGGGGGNENSAAHMFSDENTSSCSIM from the exons ATGACTAAAGATGAAGACTTTAAGCTCCTTAAGATCCag ACTTGTATTCTTAGAGTGAATTTACACTGTGATGGTTGCAAACACAAAGTGAAGAAACTACTTCAGAAAATTGATG GTGTATACCAAGTGATCATAGATGCAGAACAACAATTAGTAACAGTTTCAGGAAGTGTAGATTCTGCAACTTTGATCAAGAAACTTGTTAGAGCTGGTAAACATGCTGAACCATGGTCAAacaagtcaaagtcaaaccaaaaccaaaaccaaaaccaaaaccaaaaccaaactcCAAATCAAAAGGGGTCTTGTTTAAAAGATaataacaagaaaaacaaaggcCAAACACAAGATTTCCTGAAAGATCTTGAATCCTTAAAAAACCAACAAAAGTTTCTACCTTTAATCTCCGAAAtatatgatgaagatgatgatctttttgacgatgatgatggtgatgcggaagaacaagaagaagagaTGAAACTATTAGCTCAAAGAGCTAATCAGTTGCAACTTTTGaggcaacaacaacaacagttGCTACAACAGCAGCAGTTtcagcaacagcagcagcagcagttgCAGCAACAACATGCTGCTGGTGCTGTTGCGGCTAAGAATGCGCAGAACGCGAACACTGGAAAACCGACTAATGGGAATGCGAATGTGAATGGAAAGAAAGGGAATGGGAATGGGAATGGTGGGGGTGCTGTGAGTATGAATCTTGGGGATGgtaaaaatgtaaatgaaatgagtgctatgttGAACAATCTTGTTGGTTTGGGACGTGGAGATGGCGGTTTAAGGAATGGTGGTGGTGTGTTTggtaataataatgttttaggTGCTGGTACAACAGGGTTCCATCTTCCTAATGGTGGAATACCAATGTCAACAGGCGGTGGCGGTTACAATCCGCAAGCGGCTGCAGCCATGATGATGAATATGAATGGTGGAAGCGCCGGTGGATCACCAGGGTACAACAACTCGGCTGCTGCAGCCATGATGATGAATTTGCAGAATAGGCAAGCAGCATTGCAGAATCCGCAGCCTCAGTCTCAAATGATGTACCACAGGGCACCTATCATTCCGCCGGCTACTGGTTACTACTACAATTACAATGCCGGTCCCTTTACTTACAATGAGTATCCTCAAAACTACTACCACGCaaatggtgatggtggcggtggtggtaacgagaACTCTGCTGCTCATATGTTTAGTGATGAAAACACAAGCAGTTGTTCAATAATGTGA
- the LOC122585838 gene encoding mannose/glucose-specific lectin-like: MKKILLVGPWGSSSEGEHWSFKAEGKITKLIITHGECIDSIGFASQDDEGNTIHSHRFGGFGGDYAEVNIDVDVEELNCISGTIGWFDSRLVVTSIAFATAVNTFGPFGRENGTHFSVPISKASFAGFYGRSSDYLHAIGVYLKPN; the protein is encoded by the exons ATG AAAAAAATTCTTCTAGTTGGACCATGGGGAAGCTCATCTGAAGGAGAACATTGGTCCTTCAAAGCCGAAGGAAAGATCACAAAGCTTATCATCACTCATGGAGAATGCATTGACTCAATCGGTTTCGCTAGCCAAGATGACGAAGGCAATACCATTCATTCACATAGGTTTGGTGGTTTTGGTGGCGATTATGCTGAg GTTAATATTGATGTCGATGTAGAGGAGTTGAATTGCATTAGTGGAACAATTGGATGGTTTGATTCAAGATTGGTTGTGACATCAATTGCGTTTGCAACCGCTGTGAACACGTTTGGACCATTCGGTAGGGAGAATGGGACTCATTTCTCGGTCCCAATATCTAAAGCTAGCTTTGCGGGTTTCTATGGTCGTTCTAGCGACTACCTCCATGCAATCGGTGTGTATCTTAAGCCCAATTAG
- the LOC122592430 gene encoding MYB-like transcription factor 4: MSKRSSDKMQDINKGTWSKEEDTRLINYVTTHGEGCWRTLPQAAGLLRSGKSCRQRWFNYLRPDLKKGNFGEDEDDLIVRLHALLGNRWSLIAGRLPGRTDNQIKNYWNSHLRKKLVEMGIDPDNHRLPQSFLGSHVTKSHVGNEDELDSGGYIGNLDENDQCCSSTGPI, encoded by the exons ATGAGTAAACGTAGTAGTGACAAGATGCAAGACATAAATAAGGGAACTTGGTCTAAAGAAGAAGACACAAGGCTTATAAACTATGTTACCACACATGGGGAAGGGTGCTGGCGCACTCTTCCTCAGGCTGCAG gGCTACTTCGTAGCGGTAAGAGTTGTAGGCAAAGATGGTTTAACTACTTAAGGCCTGACCTTAAGAAAGGAAATTTTGGTGAAGATGAGGATGATCTCATCGTTAGGCTTCATGCTTTACTAGGAAACAG GTGGTCGTTGATTGCTGGGAGACTTCCAGGGCGTACAGATAATCAGATAAAGAACTATTGGAACTCACACTTGAGGAAAAAACTTGTAGAAATGGGAATCGATCCTGATAATCATCGTTTACCTCAAAGTTTCTTGGGTAGCCATGTAACAAAATCACATGTTGGAAATGAGGATGAACTTGATTCTGGAGGTTATATTGGTAACTTGGATGAAAATGATCAATGTTGTTCCAGTACCGGACCGATATGA